CATGCATGTCTTCAACACAGCAGCCTCCACGATAGAACAAGGTGGGGCAAGGCGGGCAGCTCAAATGGCTGTATTAAGGTATGATCATCCCGACGTCTTTGACTTTATCAATTCCAAAAAAGACAACAAAGGTAGTAATGTTTTGAATTATTTCAACATTTCAGTAAACATAGACAATCCAAAAAAATTCAAAAAAATGTTGGAAGAAGATGGGGATTTAACGTTGGAACACCCAACATCATCCATAAAAAAGACTATCAAGGCAAACGATCTAATGAACAAAATGGTCGAAAACGCATGGAAAACGGGAGATCCTGGAATGCTATTTCTGGGTAGGCACAATCAATACTACGCAATGAGTGAGCACACCCCAGTCACCGCCACAAACCCATGTGGAGAAGAACCACTACCACCTTTTGGAAGTTGTAATCTTGGCTCAATAGACGTTGCAAAACTAGTGGAAGACATTGATTTAGGAAATCCCAATTCGGAAGATGCCTCAGAATTCCAAGAAATAGTATATTGGGCTATTAGATTTTTAGATGACGTCATAGAATCAAACATCTACCCACTAAAAGAAATTGAAGAAATATCGAAAAAACAAAGATTTATCGGATTAGGAATAATGGGACTAGCCGATGCATTATACAAAAAAGAGCTACCATACAACTCCGAACAAACCAGAAAGTTCATGGCTAAATTAATTGCTGAATTAGCTTATTTCTCTCATGTTGCAAGTACTGAATTAGCCAAAGAAAGAGGCAATTTCCCAGACTTTCAAAGGTCCAAATATCCCAATGGATTCATACCATTTCCAATGTTGGATGACGAAATAGACGAAGACCTAAAAGTATGGAATCAAAAAATACGCCAGCATTTTCAAGGTGAAGCCACAAAATACAAAAGAAATGTACAAACAAATACCATAGCTCCAACAGGTTCAATATCTAACTTAGCAGACACATCAAGTGGAATCGAGCCAAACTTCTTACTATCCTATGTTAGATACATGACCAACAAAGAAGGAGACAGAGTTCCTCTATCTTATATAAATCCAATATTAATGGAAAAAATAGGTACCAACATGACAGAAGAACTCAAGGCCGAAATCATTGAAAAAGGCAGTATTCAAAATATAGAAAATATACCCGACGAAATCAAAAAAATATTTGTAACCTCAATGGACATACCACCAAAGGATCATTTATTAGCCCAGCATGTAATTCAAAGTTATCTTGACGCATCATGTTCCAAAACTATAAATATGCCTAAATCTTCAACTATAGAAGACGTTAAAGCCATATATCTACAAGCACTAGAATTAAACTTAAAAGGATTAACTATTTACAGAGATGGTAGCCTTGAAACTCAAGTTCTAACCTCCGCTTCCAAAGAAGAAAAACAAACATCTGAAGCACAAGGCAAAAACGTTACATTCTTTGTACTAGACGAAAAACATAAACTAAGGGCAAGACCAAGAAAAGAAACTTTACGAAGCGTCACACGAAAGTTCAAGCACGACACGGGAACGGTATACGTAACAGTTTCTTTTGATGATGCTGG
This region of Petrotoga olearia DSM 13574 genomic DNA includes:
- a CDS encoding adenosylcobalamin-dependent ribonucleoside-diphosphate reductase, producing MQVINKWIEKEPSQNAVTILRDRYFLKDGEGNYLESTWDEVAKRIARHVAAAEVNYTNDIEEIKNAEEHFYQLIKSRIFLPNSPTLFNAGKTMDRQLFKKDIEETTLEDYKTIFDSRTKHNMLSACFVIPMDDSMNAIFDAVKNAALIMKYGGGVGYDFSVLRPKGSSIAGTGGKSSGPISFMHVFNTAASTIEQGGARRAAQMAVLRYDHPDVFDFINSKKDNKGSNVLNYFNISVNIDNPKKFKKMLEEDGDLTLEHPTSSIKKTIKANDLMNKMVENAWKTGDPGMLFLGRHNQYYAMSEHTPVTATNPCGEEPLPPFGSCNLGSIDVAKLVEDIDLGNPNSEDASEFQEIVYWAIRFLDDVIESNIYPLKEIEEISKKQRFIGLGIMGLADALYKKELPYNSEQTRKFMAKLIAELAYFSHVASTELAKERGNFPDFQRSKYPNGFIPFPMLDDEIDEDLKVWNQKIRQHFQGEATKYKRNVQTNTIAPTGSISNLADTSSGIEPNFLLSYVRYMTNKEGDRVPLSYINPILMEKIGTNMTEELKAEIIEKGSIQNIENIPDEIKKIFVTSMDIPPKDHLLAQHVIQSYLDASCSKTINMPKSSTIEDVKAIYLQALELNLKGLTIYRDGSLETQVLTSASKEEKQTSEAQGKNVTFFVLDEKHKLRARPRKETLRSVTRKFKHDTGTVYVTVSFDDAGEAVEIFLSDGTETAEVIGRLSSIALRAGVSTDEIVQQLEKVKGSYCKELAQEISKALNDFNQLWGTQIEDYEVIRTGTPKTREEVEKFVYANDLKYDKGYYIDSEGNAYCPSCLSKNTLINESGCVTCTTCGWSKCS